The genomic window tcctaaagtgattcgctcttttttgagttcatacgacttcaaccagtaggtgtcggtaacgcgcattgaagctggcgtcacctcgccgtaaaacaaaacgaagaagaaaatgacggaacttcccgttcacgaacgagtcgtgaattgcatttcccgttcaccaactgaacggagctgtgagtgaacgagtcagtgagtgatttggATTTCCAGTtcgtcgcgagaacggatcagtgagggaacgagtcaatgggtgaattGCCTtcattcccgtgcatcaacagtgaacagatcagtcagtgaacgtgttgcgtctcctggcgtgaactattaaATCCGTAACTTTTCTGCATTTGGCCGCGTCCTCCTCCAACGCCTTTCTTTATTTGTCCATCTCCGCACCGCCTTTCATCTTCTTTTTACCACGTTCGAAGTCCATTAGTCTCACTTGGACTGCTCGCTAGCTACACAGCAGCCGGCCGGCATCTGACATACGTAACGCGCTCTGTGTGCTTGATACCGACTGTGGGGGCGGGTGTTAATGTATATAAACCAATCGTCTGGCCTGTCTATCTGATAGGCGCGCCGTCGCCCCTGTAgacctaaaataaaaaacagagaCAGGCAGACACGGGCCAATTCTAGGCCGTTGGCCTGCGTCTCTctgtataataacaccatcaactacaatccaacaaatacaaaattaaaacatcgatgtcggcataacgtgtgtcggctggcatagcagcaacgctgtctgtcactcactcgtgaatctttgcgaacgaacctgaaaatggcgatgtacctaatagagtgtccgaatgtcgtcacagatcaaacagccaatcagaaagcaggggtgagggcgggtgtggcacttttcactttcacttaagctttttcccttaatgaaaaagtggcctgttattaggtacacctgaaaatggcggtgtacctaatagagtgtccgatgacgtcacagatcaaacagccaatcaggagggggggtgagggcgggtgtggcacttttaactttcacttaagctttttccctaatgaagtggcctgtgattaggtacacctcatggacactccaataggtacactacacgaggtgaaaataaataaatgtataaataaacaagaaagtgtagcgaacgattcggggaacgattcttttgaacaaatcttttgagtgaaccgattctaaagattcagttcactcaaGAGAACTGAAATGCACATCACTATTTCCTCCTACTTTTAGGAGAACTATCATAAAATGCattagacgtttttttttttttttttgttttgagggGAGCCTATTTGGTGGCTCTGCCTGgctgcattttatttttgaacaCTGGAGCGTTAGATGGAGCGGTTGCTTGCGCGGCTCCTCTGCCGTCGTCCTCTCCTCCAGACAACGCTTTGTTTCACGCTTGAGCGGCGCGATCGTTACGAGCCTGCTGTCCCCAAATGCTTTGTGTACTTACATGCGGCATAATAAAACTCTTGCTATTGGTTTATGTAttaaaaatatgtaaaatacTCACTAAACCGTTTAGTCTTTGTTCCGTCATTTTCGGGTTTTGCACTTAATGTGGAGGAGTATATTAAATCTATTAAATTAATGATCTACAATCGTCAATTAATCGGTTTGCTCAAGCtggtaaaataaaaggaagatgcATTCTGCTTTGTCTTGTGTCTCAGGAGGGCCCTGCTGAACACCAGACCGTGAAACCGTGTATCTGCTCCTGCACCAGTCTGCCCGATTTTTATCAGCAGCAGCCCCGCAATCAACTCTCATTAAAGCAAAAtgacttgtttatttatatttggattcctggtgtgtgtgtgtgtgttttttttttttactagctgTCAACTTATGAGTTGCATTTGAACCACCTCCAAAGATTAAGAATGACAACTGCTTAATTtatgctttgttttctttttttctcttttttaatgTTCTGAGCTCGGGGGCCAACCATCAAACAAGTGATGATTACATTGAGCAGGAACACCTCCCGGCCTACGACTTGTAATTATGATGGCTTGCATTTCTGGACATCACCTCCTCTTATTGATTCCTTTGGCCTGACACATCCTGGCACGGAGATAAATAGTTACATATTCGGTCATTTAAAACACAATTGAGTCTTAAGgccacaatataaaaaaaaaatgaaaacaggcCTTGGTGAAAGGTTAAAACGCAGCAAAATTCCACGTCGATCAGGATCTCTGAGCCTTGACAAAGTATCGTGCACTTTTTGCCGAAGTTTCAACTCCACCGAGACGAGCCGATAAATCTGAGCGAGCTTTTTAGAGCACAATTACAAAGTTCTGAGGTGTCAGCAAGCTGCTGCTGGGAGTCAGGCTTTATTCATTGGCTCGTTGAAAGAGAAGGTGTCAGCAGGTGAAGTACACCTCTCACTTGCTGCTTGAATGATGTGCTACACAAAAGAAAGGAATGAAAGAATCAGACTACAATATGATCGACactgaattgaattgaatcacCCAATGAAAATGGCTGAATCACATTAAGACAATAGCACAAGTGGCAACGTATAAATATGAAGACTATAAATGTAATTAACCTTAGTTTGAAACCTGTTgcattttgttcaagatgtccgtcgttgagcaaagaaaacaaagatgtggagtaatagttggttctttatttgcaagatcttgggttgcttCATGGCTGTCAGTACAAGTGGACTTCAGCAGATGAGAACAACAACGTtggactccagatcagaaggtgtTATACTTTATAAGCAGGAATACGGAAGGAAAGAAAAGGAAGGgcaaaagaaggaaaaatatatcctcataagaatgtcttgttatctactgaatgttttgtatcaATGTGTCATGACGTTAATGAGATCTGCTTTAAGTGTAATGGAAAAGTTACCAAGCTGTGTGTgccgtgtctgtgctctgatgaAGCAACTgtgtttgtataaattaatatagaattaatataaaacatttagacattgctgttgctccctTTTCAAACCCCAtttcaaaaccctaaccctagtttgaaagcccacttcaaaaccctaaccctagttttaaacccaacttgaaaaccctaaccctagtttgaaaccctacccccCCAGAATAAGGCTAAAACCCTCGGCATTTACATCAGAGCCTGTCGATCAAAGATAGAGCCGCCTTGGAGGAGGTCACCCTCGTGGCGGAAGTGCCGAGTTCTAACCAACCAGGTATCACACGCGTTGACGTGCAAATGAACGCAAGGCACACTCGTTCGAATCCACGCCAGTGACGCCACTGCGGGCTAAATCAGGAGCATGGGGGGCTTGACAAGCGTGCAGGTTCCAGGGGGAGGAAGCGAAGGCTACCACGTCCTCAAAGTAAGTCACGAATTCAACAAGTGGAGCACATTCATGTCAACGACACGTGTTGCAGTGTCTGGACATTCAGTATTATGTTCATGAATGAGTCATTCGAGGAGAAATTATTTGAATTGCCTCCTGGTGTTTATCAAAGTTTTTATTCTTTCTGTTTGTAGCGTCGTGCCGCGTTCATGTACCCTCAGATAGGCGAGGTTCACGTCTATTGATGCCCATTAATTGGCGTTAGATTAAACCCCACGCGAGTGACGCCATCTGTTGCTGTAACACTACCATCATCTTAAGAGTTTTGATTtagttttttgattttttttttttacactgtagTAAACACGACGGCGTTTGAAGGTGGAGTCAGTGAAGGCCTCTTTGGGAGCGCCCTGATTTAAAGTCGTTGTTTGACAAAATGCTTCCAGAATAACCGGTGTGGTGAGTGACTGAACAGAATGGGCGTCCAATTATTTTCTGATTTACTCCGCTTGAATGTGCAGCACTCGTGTATTTATTGCACAAGTGACCAGCTTTCATCCCTTACATTTCAACTTTTCAAATGGGAAACTACTTATATActatatcatttttttaaatcttttttttgtgtgaaaaaTACAGCAGTGGCGATCTActctaacttttttttaaaaaaatatatatttgtaaagCTATTTTTAATGCATATTAATACTATGTTGGGAAAGTTTCACATCCACAAATATACATATTCCTATGACATTTTTAATAAATAGGTTTCACTGATTTATATTttgttgtctttattttcttgtcaattttacttatttgatatattttactgTCACATTTGAGTAattttgggttaaaaaaaaatttctaaAATAGCTTAAATTACCTTGGTTACAACAATCTGATGACCTTGGGCAGATTGTTGACATGGCAACACAGGAGCTGAAATGTTAACAAgtggacaaaaaacaaacatcaataGCAGTGCAGCCAAGAGAAAAGTTGAGAATAGACTACTGGGAAATGAACTTATTAAATTTTATGGaacaataattaaaaattaGGTTGCAAATGTCAATCAAACCACtgtctccccctttttttttttttttttttttgcaggttcaGAAAAATTCTCCCGCTTATTGTGCAGGACTGGAGCCATTTTTTGATTTCATCATCGCAATTTGTGACACTAGACTGGTAAGTTAAACCGGCGTGTGCAGCTCCAAATGGGTGTGGTGGCCATATCATACACGTATTGCATGTGCGCTATGCGACAGAGCAGAGACAACGACACCATCAAAGATATTCTGGAGAGGAACGTGGACAAACCTACCAAACTAGTGTTGTACAGTAGCAGGACGCTGGACGTGAGGGAGATGGATGTCATTCCCAGCAGCTTGTGGGGTGGCAGCGGGCTGCTGGGGATCAGCATCCGATTCTCCAAGTTTGAAGGAGCTCGAGAAAATGTTTGGCATGTCTTGGTAGGTAGAagtgaatttttcatttttttttgctcttgagCATTTGTGATATTTGTGGATGTCCAGGAAGTGGCGCCAAACTCTCCTGCAGCCCTGGCTGGCCTGAGACCTTATACTGACTACATTATAGGATCTGAATCCTTCTTGGACAAGGTAGCCATTTTGATCCTAGTCAGGACACGGTCGTGATGGCGATCGGCTGATCCTGCGTCTTCAATTCAAGCAGAATGACAATCTCTTCAAACTCATCCAAGCCTACGAAGGAACGCTGCTCAAGCTCTACGTCTACAACACGGACACAGTCGAGTGCCGAGACGTTTTTGTCCGACCAAATTGTAAATGGGGGGGAGCGGGCAGGTACGCCTGTCGCCATGGAAACCAACCTTTTCAATTTGGAGCATGGCAGCTGATGTGAATGATGATCCAAAATTGTTTTGTCTTCAGTCTAGGCTGCGGAATCGGCTACGGTTACCTGCACAGGGTGCCCACCACGCCTACCAGCCAGAGCAAGCGTCTTCCTCCACCTGGTGACACATCGTCAGAGGTAACACAACAGTATGAAACGAGTTCTTGTCAGGTTTCTATATATGATTTACTGAGATGAAATCATTTTGATCAGCAGGTTAGTCTCACTGCTGTTGTTGCAACCGTTCCGGACAATCCTGGTTCAGAAGAGAAAAACGTGTCTTTTGACCTCGTCGATATTCAAACAGGTACAACAGCAATCCTACTAAATAAGGTCTTCAAGTGGTTTTCTAGATACATCAACACATTTGACAAAGTGCAACAGTTTGGAAAATAGGTTTCatagtagggtttcaaatttaGATTGGGGTTCCAAATTAGGATTAAAAGTAGATAAGTAGGGGTTCAAATTAGTGTCAGGGTTTCAAATTGGGGTGTTAGAATttaaaagtagggtttcaaatagTATTAGAATTTGAAAGTAGAGTTttgaattagggtttcaaattaggattTGGAACAAAAATAAGCAGAAAGGTGAATATAGTGAATTGAGCTTGACCTTCCATATTGTGCGTTTCCAGATCTTCTCCCTTCACCGCAGTCAGTCACAGTCCCCGCATTCACTCAGTCCTCATCGGAACAGTCTCCCCCAACCTCCTGCGCAAATGCCGCTGTCAGGCAGAATGAAGAATCTCCCTCTACTGTTGTCCAAATGATGAGTTCACCGAGCCAAACTCCATCATCGGTAATCAGCTCTGACTCAATAAATAACACAGCGCCTGCACACTCATCTTTGCACCTACAAGCTGTGTAAATGTCACATTGGTGCTTTCAGGTGCGAGTTGTGGATCTTCCCTGAAAACTGTTGTACTCGTTTTGGATTTTGTGTAAAGAATTGGAAAATAGTCAAGATTAAACGATATCAATTCTTTGTTGTTGTAGTTCCCCTCAGTACCACTAGAGGCCAGACTTTCAATGTATTGATGAGGGTAAATGAAGATACTTCATGTACTCAACATTGTTCACTTTGGGGGGGAAACAATTCCTTTCATTTATTATTCACTCTGAGTGGAACTATATGTACCCGAAGTAAAATACACAGCCCTTGAAAAAATAAGAGCAACAAAAGCAGCAAAATTAATCCACCCAAAAAGCCCTTTGGAGTGGACATTTTAACGCTTTGTACATGTTACTGCTGCAATTGGAAATTCAAAGACAAACTGTACAGAATAGACTCTTCCAAGTTATCTGTATTATTATTCCTGCATAGGATTTTATGCCACAAGTCTACATTTGGTTACTTTGTGCATGAAGCGGAAGTACTGAAAGCTCCCCCGGCCTACATGAAACTAGATGTCCCTCGTATGCTACGCGTTACATTCTCATGGCTAGCAAAGTCAAATTAAAGCCTAAACGAATGGGAACGGAACCTGAAACCAAATCAACGGTAAACCTACTTGCCGACTGTCCTC from Syngnathus scovelli strain Florida chromosome 8, RoL_Ssco_1.2, whole genome shotgun sequence includes these protein-coding regions:
- the LOC125973408 gene encoding Golgi reassembly-stacking protein 2 isoform X1, which encodes MGGLTSVQVPGGGSEGYHVLKVQKNSPAYCAGLEPFFDFIIAICDTRLSRDNDTIKDILERNVDKPTKLVLYSSRTLDVREMDVIPSSLWGGSGLLGISIRFSKFEGARENVWHVLEVAPNSPAALAGLRPYTDYIIGSESFLDKQNDNLFKLIQAYEGTLLKLYVYNTDTVECRDVFVRPNCKWGGAGSLGCGIGYGYLHRVPTTPTSQSKRLPPPGDTSSEQVSLTAVVATVPDNPGSEEKNVSFDLVDIQTDLLPSPQSVTVPAFTQSSSEQSPPTSCANAAVRQNEESPSTVVQMMSSPSQTPSSVISSDSINNTAPAHSSLHLQAV
- the LOC125973408 gene encoding Golgi reassembly-stacking protein 2 isoform X2, encoding MGGLTSVQVPGGGSEGYHVLKVQKNSPAYCAGLEPFFDFIIAICDTRLSRDNDTIKDILERNVDKPTKLVLYSSRTLDVREMDVIPSSLWGGSGLLGISIRFSKFEGARENVWHVLEVAPNSPAALAGLRPYTDYIIGSESFLDKNDNLFKLIQAYEGTLLKLYVYNTDTVECRDVFVRPNCKWGGAGSLGCGIGYGYLHRVPTTPTSQSKRLPPPGDTSSEQVSLTAVVATVPDNPGSEEKNVSFDLVDIQTDLLPSPQSVTVPAFTQSSSEQSPPTSCANAAVRQNEESPSTVVQMMSSPSQTPSSVISSDSINNTAPAHSSLHLQAV